A window from Zingiber officinale cultivar Zhangliang chromosome 7A, Zo_v1.1, whole genome shotgun sequence encodes these proteins:
- the LOC121999516 gene encoding protein argonaute MEL1-like yields MSGERGAYGGGRRGGGRGGRGPVDGGRSRGGGGRGGYAPAPRSQESSTTPSASYRPSPLATAADSPSSSSIGEELRHLTIVEPTKEQTPQSAAPLASSKGLRHPARPDFVTVGRSCLVRTNHFLVEIADNTLFHYDVSIVPESVSRATNRKIISELVKAHKDKALGRRMPAYDGRKNLYTAGTFPFESKEFTVSLPENDGRKAKDFRVIIKLAGNTSIHNLKEFLAGRQIEAPQEVIQALDIVLRESPSTKYTSVARSFFSPSFGHPLEKA; encoded by the exons ATGTCCGGCGAACGAGGAGCATATGGAGGTGGTCGCCGTGGCGGTGGACGGGGCGGTCGGGGTCCTGTTGACGGTGGCAGATCGCGTGGCGGCGGAGGAAGGGGCGGATATGCTCCGGCTCCTCGCTCTCAGGAATCGTCGACGACTCCGTCTGCATCGTACCGTCCTTCGCCGCTGGCCACAGCAGCAGATTCGCCTTCGTCCTCTTCTATCGGCGAAGAACTCCGGCATCTCACGATTGTCGAGCCCACGAAGGAGCAGACTCCTCAGTCGGCGGCGCCTCTGGCTTCTAGCAAGGGTTTGAGGCATCCGGCTCGGCCGGATTTCGTCACCGTCGGAAGGTCGTGCTTAGTTAGGACTAACCATTTCCTTGTTGAGATTGCCGACAATACTCTTTTCCACTATGAT GTGAGTATAGTGCCCGAATCAGTGTCCAGAGCTACCAATAGAAAAATCATCTCTGAGCTTGTCAAGGCGCATAAGGATAAAGCCTTGGGAAGGAGAATGCCAGCTTATGATGGAAGGAAGAACCTGTATACGGCTGGTACTTTTCCTTTTGAGTCAAAGGAGTTCACGGTTTCACTGCCTGAAAATGATGGAAG GAAGGCCAAGGATTTTAGAGTGATTATTAAGCTTGCTGGAAACACAAGCATACAcaacctgaaggagtttttagctgGTCGACAGATTGAGGCACCTCAAGAAGTCATTCAAGCCCTTGATATTGTTCTTAGGGAGTCTCCATCTACCAA GTATACTTCGGTAGCACGGTCCTTCTTTTCCCCGAGCTTTGGGCACCCATTGGAGAAGGCTTAG